Proteins from a genomic interval of Cyprinus carpio isolate SPL01 chromosome A21, ASM1834038v1, whole genome shotgun sequence:
- the LOC109104172 gene encoding uncharacterized protein LOC109104172 isoform X3, with protein MACVGSSWLCWGALLSLIFCEFAQENSWECLDKDEIVTEMSKDAEMPSECVLSCTALSYRQIADRQQKLMVRFKDSQPGELGDFCWFIHRRCSTWDEIFVLLSVNESVPNGESIQIQTNSLTHLISVQSHDSPSIIPDDCGLRFDVTPHLTHLRHLTHLPLCVRLTGIMGNRLQCPPFLVMMRNKTSLTNS; from the exons ATGGCCTGTGTGGGATCTTCCTGGCTGTGCTGGGGAGCACTGCTTTCTCTCATATTCTGTGAGTTTGCTCAGGAGAACAGCTGGGAGTGTTTGGACAAGGACGAGATTGTTACTGAAATGTCCAAGGACGCTGAGATGCCGTCTGAGTGTGTGTTGAGCTGTACAGCGCTCTCTTACAGACAGATCGCAGACAGACAGCAGAAACTCATGGTCCGCTTCAAAGACTCGCAGCCCG GTGAGTTGGGGGACTTCTGCTGGTTTATTCACAGGAGATGCAGCACATGGGatgaaatttttgttttactgtcAGTCAATGAATCCGTTCCGAATGGAGAATCGATTCAAATTCAAACCAACTCTCTGACTCACCTGATCTCTGTTCAGTCCCATGACTCTCCGTCCATCATCCCTGATGACTGCGGCCTTCGCTTCGACGTCACGCCGCACCTGACACACCTGAGACACCTGACACACCTGCCGCTCTGTGTCCGGCTGACAGGCATCATGGGAAACCGCTTACAGTGCCCACCGTTTCTGGTCATGATGAGGAATAAAACGAGTCTGACCAACTCCTGA